In a genomic window of Mucilaginibacter sp. KACC 22063:
- a CDS encoding sensor histidine kinase, whose protein sequence is MIFNRYEWRLILRVILLFLSLTAAALLLARSSYVYSVALLPVIIYLVIELMRFQWKAQAEVDQFVESVQYRDFSRHFDEHHAPNELKPLRKGFNEINNTFKTINREREQQYHYLQKVLELVNTGILSFEPENGEIGWINESFKKLLGIPYLKTIASLEKREPQLYQEVIGLKPGESKVVTLSKDRQLFKVLVTASLLRSENKTYKLLAFQNVSEALDENESKAWSKLLNVMTHEIMNSVAPISSLADTLKKRLQGIDKKDSVVSEDLEDLELGIDTIKRRSEGLLKFTESYRNLNKITKLDLEKVLVCDLFENLNTLMQPTLEKKYIELDIILRDLNLAIELDLNLIEQVLINLLINAIEAVKDRDEPQIILSGEHVGTKTIIKISDNGVGMPPEILEKIFIPFFSTRKTGSGIGLSLCKQIMQLHKGSIQVQSVEGQGSAFILTFNE, encoded by the coding sequence ATGATATTTAACCGTTACGAGTGGCGCCTTATATTACGCGTCATTTTATTATTTCTTAGTCTCACAGCGGCGGCATTATTGCTGGCAAGGTCAAGTTATGTTTATAGCGTGGCTTTGCTCCCTGTTATTATTTACCTGGTAATTGAGCTGATGCGCTTTCAATGGAAGGCCCAGGCAGAAGTAGACCAATTTGTTGAATCGGTACAATACCGTGATTTCTCCAGGCATTTTGACGAGCACCACGCCCCTAACGAGTTAAAGCCGTTGCGCAAAGGTTTCAATGAGATCAATAATACTTTTAAAACCATTAACCGCGAGCGCGAGCAGCAATATCATTATCTCCAAAAGGTACTGGAATTGGTAAACACCGGCATCCTTTCTTTTGAACCCGAAAACGGTGAAATCGGTTGGATCAATGAGTCTTTTAAAAAGCTTTTAGGCATACCTTATCTCAAAACTATTGCTTCGCTTGAAAAGCGTGAACCACAACTATACCAGGAAGTTATCGGTTTAAAACCGGGCGAAAGCAAGGTGGTCACTTTAAGCAAAGACCGCCAGCTATTTAAGGTGCTGGTTACAGCCAGTTTGTTGCGCAGCGAAAACAAGACTTACAAATTACTTGCGTTTCAGAACGTAAGTGAAGCGCTGGACGAAAATGAGTCAAAGGCGTGGTCGAAGCTGTTGAACGTAATGACACATGAGATCATGAACTCGGTAGCACCGATTTCATCACTTGCGGATACACTTAAAAAAAGGCTGCAAGGCATTGATAAAAAGGATAGTGTAGTAAGCGAAGACCTGGAAGACCTTGAACTGGGTATTGATACCATTAAACGCCGGAGCGAAGGCTTACTTAAATTTACTGAGAGCTACCGCAACCTGAACAAGATCACTAAACTCGACTTGGAAAAAGTATTGGTGTGCGACCTGTTCGAGAACTTGAATACCCTGATGCAGCCTACGCTGGAAAAGAAATACATTGAGCTTGACATCATTCTGCGCGACTTAAATTTGGCTATCGAACTGGATTTAAATTTAATTGAGCAGGTACTGATCAACCTGTTAATTAATGCTATTGAAGCCGTTAAAGACCGTGATGAACCTCAGATCATTCTTTCGGGCGAACATGTAGGAACAAAAACGATCATCAAAATTTCTGATAATGGCGTAGGCATGCCGCCGGAGATTTTAGAAAAGATATTTATCCCATTTTTCAGTACCCGCAAAACTGGCAGCGGGATAGGCTTAAGTTTGTGTAAGCAAATTATGCAGCTGCACAAAGGCAGTATCCAGGTACAATCTGTAGAAGGACAAGGTTCAGCCTTTATTCTTACTTTTAATGAATAG
- a CDS encoding sigma-54-dependent transcriptional regulator, whose product MILKKATVLVVDDDPDVLTAVKLLLKPQVLEVITDKNPENLNSLLQRNQVDLLLLDMNFNSAINTGNEGIYWLRKVKEWKPNLCVIMITAYGDIDLAVRSLKEGANDFVVKPWHNEKLIETITDLLDKKEGDKSSKPAKPKAGSTMILGESEAMSDIFHKVNKIAPTDANILILGENGTGKDLMAKAIHERSLRANKPFVKVDVGALTDTLFESELFGHKKGAFTDAREDRAGRFEEAEGGTLFLDEIGNISLQQQAKLLTVLQNRQVTRLGTNKPVDINIRLICATNVPLNELANENRFRKDLIYRINTVEITMPPLRRRSNDIVVLARHFANMYANKYLKPAVDFDAAAVQKLKSYHYPGNVRELQYTIERAVIMADDQILHPDDLIFSVLETTPTEKFDDNENIQLSTLEKNAILKVIEKHNGNITRAAKELGLTRTALYRRLSKYDI is encoded by the coding sequence ATGATCCTAAAAAAAGCAACCGTACTTGTAGTAGACGATGACCCGGACGTGCTTACGGCCGTAAAATTGTTATTAAAACCACAGGTACTGGAAGTTATTACCGATAAGAACCCCGAGAACTTAAACTCACTGCTACAAAGAAACCAGGTTGATCTGCTGCTATTGGACATGAACTTTAACAGTGCCATTAATACTGGTAACGAAGGTATCTACTGGCTGCGCAAGGTTAAAGAATGGAAACCTAACCTGTGCGTGATCATGATTACGGCCTATGGTGACATAGACCTGGCGGTACGCTCATTAAAAGAAGGTGCTAATGATTTTGTTGTTAAGCCTTGGCATAACGAAAAACTGATAGAAACCATCACCGATCTTTTAGATAAAAAAGAAGGTGACAAATCCTCAAAACCCGCCAAGCCAAAAGCTGGTTCAACCATGATACTTGGCGAATCTGAGGCCATGAGCGATATTTTCCATAAGGTAAATAAGATAGCCCCTACCGATGCAAACATCTTGATACTTGGCGAAAACGGTACTGGTAAAGATCTGATGGCAAAAGCCATTCATGAACGCTCGTTACGTGCAAATAAGCCTTTTGTAAAGGTGGACGTTGGCGCGCTTACCGATACACTTTTTGAAAGTGAACTATTCGGACATAAAAAAGGTGCTTTTACTGACGCCCGCGAAGACCGCGCCGGACGTTTTGAAGAAGCTGAAGGCGGTACCTTATTTTTGGACGAGATTGGTAATATTAGTTTACAGCAACAAGCCAAGCTGTTAACCGTATTACAAAACAGGCAAGTTACACGCTTAGGGACCAATAAACCGGTTGACATTAATATCCGTTTAATTTGTGCCACCAATGTTCCGTTAAATGAGCTTGCTAATGAGAACCGTTTCCGCAAGGATTTAATTTATCGCATTAATACGGTTGAAATTACCATGCCGCCGTTGCGCAGGCGTAGTAACGATATTGTAGTACTGGCACGACATTTTGCCAATATGTATGCTAACAAGTATTTGAAACCAGCGGTAGATTTTGATGCCGCAGCTGTACAAAAACTTAAAAGCTATCATTATCCCGGCAATGTGCGCGAGTTGCAGTACACCATTGAACGTGCTGTTATTATGGCCGACGATCAGATCCTTCACCCGGATGATCTGATTTTTTCTGTACTGGAAACTACACCTACTGAAAAGTTTGATGATAACGAAAACATTCAGTTAAGTACACTTGAAAAAAATGCCATACTTAAAGTGATTGAAAAGCATAACGGCAACATTACACGTGCCGCAAAAGAACTTGGCCTGACACGAACTGCCCTTTACAGGCGACTAAGTAAATATGATATTTAA
- a CDS encoding efflux RND transporter periplasmic adaptor subunit — MDRKIEKKTWNTKRIMTIAGISAVVLLVGGSILFTSGKSKLNVDTERITISDIKKGSFQEFIPVNGVVMPITTIYLDASEGGRVEQKYVEDGAEVKKGDPILKLSNTDLELNLANQETQVYAAQTQMQISHNNAQQNTVTKLNQMADVDNSLRDAERIYKLDKHLYEQKAIGSQEWQKAQNDYNYQVYRKKLTMQIMKQDTVSTRQQDAQSREQYAQMKKTLELMRQKVADLTVRAPIDGQLTSMDAEIGQNKNKGERLGQIDVLSGYKVRVDIDEHYITRIFNGLMGDFSLGDKTYKLKIKKIFTQVTNGRFQVDMQFIGEVPKTIRRGQTLQIRLALSDETQALLVPKGGFYQQTGGNWIFKLSDDGKTAYRVDIQLGRQNPDYYEVLQGLKPGDKVVTSSYDNYGDMQELVLKK; from the coding sequence GTGGACAGAAAAATTGAAAAAAAGACATGGAATACTAAACGGATAATGACGATTGCCGGTATAAGCGCTGTTGTATTACTGGTAGGAGGCAGCATCTTATTTACATCTGGTAAAAGTAAGTTAAACGTTGATACAGAGCGTATCACAATAAGCGATATTAAAAAGGGCTCTTTCCAGGAGTTTATACCGGTTAATGGTGTAGTAATGCCGATAACCACTATCTACCTTGACGCTTCTGAAGGTGGTCGTGTTGAACAAAAATATGTTGAGGATGGTGCCGAAGTGAAAAAAGGCGACCCGATTTTAAAACTGTCGAACACAGATCTTGAGTTAAACCTGGCTAACCAGGAGACCCAGGTATATGCTGCACAAACACAGATGCAGATATCACATAACAATGCGCAGCAAAATACCGTGACCAAGCTAAACCAGATGGCTGACGTGGATAATTCGCTGCGCGATGCCGAGCGTATTTACAAGCTTGACAAACACCTGTATGAGCAAAAAGCTATTGGATCGCAGGAATGGCAAAAAGCGCAAAACGATTATAACTACCAGGTTTACCGTAAAAAGCTGACCATGCAGATCATGAAGCAGGATACGGTATCAACCCGCCAGCAGGATGCACAATCGCGCGAACAGTATGCACAGATGAAAAAGACGCTGGAGCTGATGCGCCAAAAGGTTGCCGACCTGACTGTTCGTGCACCAATTGATGGCCAGTTGACTTCTATGGATGCAGAAATTGGGCAAAATAAAAATAAAGGGGAACGTTTAGGACAAATCGACGTCTTATCGGGATATAAGGTACGGGTTGATATCGATGAGCATTACATTACCCGCATATTCAATGGTTTAATGGGTGATTTCTCGCTGGGTGACAAGACTTATAAGCTAAAGATCAAGAAGATCTTTACACAGGTTACTAATGGCCGCTTCCAGGTAGATATGCAATTTATTGGCGAGGTTCCTAAAACGATCCGCCGCGGGCAAACCTTACAAATTCGTTTGGCATTAAGTGACGAAACACAAGCTTTACTGGTACCTAAGGGTGGTTTCTATCAGCAAACCGGTGGTAACTGGATATTCAAACTAAGTGACGATGGTAAAACAGCTTATCGAGTAGATATTCAGCTTGGACGCCAGAACCCGGACTATTACGAAGTTTTACAGGGACTGAAACCAGGCGATAAGGTAGTAACATCAAGCTATGATAACTACGGAGATATGCAGGAACTGGTGCTGAAGAAATAG
- a CDS encoding ABC transporter ATP-binding protein, with protein sequence MIRITNLEKYYRTEEVETIALNKLNMEVKKGEFVAIMGPSGCGKSTLLNILGMLDDPDGGSYVFNDIEVAHFNERKRADLRKHNIGFVFQSFNLIDELTVFENVELPLIYTGVAASERVKRVEEVLDKMQIMHRRNHYPQQLSGGQQQRVAIARAVVNKPKLILADEPTGNLDSSNGNEVMELLTDLNEQGTTIVMVTHSEHDARYSHRIIRLLDGQTVVENIMI encoded by the coding sequence ATGATCAGAATAACTAATCTTGAAAAGTATTACCGCACCGAAGAGGTAGAAACTATTGCGCTTAATAAACTTAACATGGAAGTAAAGAAGGGCGAGTTTGTAGCCATTATGGGGCCATCCGGTTGTGGTAAGTCTACATTACTTAATATACTGGGTATGCTTGACGATCCGGATGGAGGCAGTTATGTATTCAACGATATTGAAGTAGCGCATTTTAACGAACGCAAACGCGCAGACCTGCGTAAACATAACATAGGTTTCGTTTTCCAAAGCTTTAACCTTATTGACGAGCTTACCGTATTTGAAAACGTAGAACTGCCCTTGATATACACCGGCGTAGCAGCTTCAGAGCGTGTTAAAAGGGTAGAAGAGGTGTTAGATAAAATGCAGATCATGCACCGCCGTAACCACTATCCACAACAGTTATCAGGTGGTCAGCAGCAACGTGTGGCTATAGCCCGTGCGGTTGTTAACAAGCCTAAATTAATACTTGCGGATGAGCCTACCGGTAACCTTGACAGTAGTAACGGTAACGAGGTAATGGAACTACTTACCGATTTAAATGAACAGGGTACTACCATTGTAATGGTTACTCACTCTGAGCATGACGCACGTTACAGTCACCGCATTATCAGGTTATTAGACGGACAAACCGTGGTAGAGAACATTATGATATAA